The nucleotide sequence tgggTCTCCTTGCCCCTGTACTATCGTAGAAGCTTACTGATACGTTATGCTCATATAACaggctgaaaattttttttttaatttttagcctgtcacgcacgcctttaatcccagcactctgggagacagaggtagaaagaccgccgtgagttcaaggccatccttactctacagagtgaattacaggtctggactagctagagtgaccctacataaaaaaaaaaaaaaaaaaggtttgattttcttatttttttttttaaattttttcctttttcgatttatggtttcactgtagctcagactgacctggaattcactctgtagtctcagggtgcgcttgaactcatggtgatcctcctaccactgcctcccgagtgctgggatcaaagacatgcgaCACCACACTAGGccttgcagcttttttttttacccccccgagggagggagaatgggcgcaccatggcctccagccactaccaactCTAAACgtgtgccccaccttgtgcctatggcttacgtgggtactggagaatcaaacctgggtctttaggccttggaggcaagtgccttaaccacagccCACGAATACAGCTTTGCAAGgcagctggggaattgagcctgggctggcagactttacaCGCAAATTGGCTGAGGCATCccggaaagtttttttttttaatctaatagaAAGTGGTCACATCAGTGTTCATAAATTTCATATGGTTCAACCTAACtggttaatctttttttaaaggtgatCCTCAAAGCAATACTGCTACAAGCCCAAATAACTGTCGCTTCACGTTAGGACTACTGTCCTTTTCCgtccacagcagcaggggaaaGCCTATAATGACCAAAAGACACAAAAGCAGtcttataaaaataacttttatcaaACAGGACTTACAGATTTGACATTCCAGGGTCAATCCCACTCTGCTTCTGCCCATCACCACACATTTGGTGGAGATAAACTGACTCAACCTCTCATCTTCATAAAAGCCCAAGCTATTACTAAGGCTCTACTTAAGGTTTGGTGAAGTTCACAGCCAGGTTTGAGTATGGTGGGCTTAGGTTACAGCAGGGTGAACTGGTGCAATCATCCAAGATCATGGTAAGAATCAGGCCTGGAAATCCAAAGCTAAGACTGGAGAAAACTTCAGAAATCAAGAAGATTCGCTCACACAAGAAACTTGTGTATACATCTTAATGTATAACCAGAAGGCAAGGCAAACACCTATGATGTAGAAACTCAACAGGGCTCAAATAACCCAATTTCACAATCAGTTCTTCTCACCCATCAGGGCTCTGCAGACTGTGTCTTttgccacaaaaataaataaataaaaattaaaaaatcttcatGATGTTTGCCAGTGCTTTCACAGTATTTTTCTGATTCTGGTTGCTCTCCATTGACTCTAGCTTCTGAGTATCATCAAACCAAGCAGAGGCAAATCAGTAATATCCCTAGGGGAGCCTTGACCACAGAATTTGAGTTAGCTAGTAACTGTTCTCAGAACAAAGATAATGACCAAGGCAGAACTTTCTCCAGAAGTTtcctgtatctttttctttttccaggatGTGAAACATATACTATTAAGCATTTACAGATACATGTAACTCATGCTTGGTTGTGGAATCCTGAAATTCAGGTGGGACAGATAATGTGAAATTTTGTTTTACACAACTAGTTATCTGTATTACTAAACTCGTGATACCTAAATGTCACACTAACAACTACCTAAGTAgactgttttttcgaggtagggtcttgctctagcccaagctgacctggaattcactatgtggtctcagggtggccttgaactcaaagtgattctccaacctctgcctcccaagtgctaggattagagatgCCACCAAGTCTGTCTCTAAGTACacattaaatatgtgtgtgtgtgtgtgtgtgtgtgtgtgtgtgtgtgtgtgtgtgtgtatatatatatatatatatatatatatatatatatatatatatatatatttgatatagggaagagggagagactgggcacgcaagggccttcagccactgcaaacaaattccagatgcatgtgcccccttctgcatctggcttacatgggtcctggagaattgaacagggatcctttggctttgcaggcaaatgccttaaacactaagccatctctccagccctaagtagaCTTTGAAAAAACCTcctatctttattttttcccctcataTAGGCAACATAATATATTGGCTCACGAGTTTGTAGGTAGGCACATTAGGGTCTGAATCCTGCATTGCTATTCAAGTTCCCACCTTGTGAGCCACAGTTTCATCTAGAAAATGGATGTAATCTGACTATATTCATGATACCTTATAATCTTCACAAATCATTTTGCAGTATAGCCCCTCGGACACATGACAGTGCTTTGTAGGATTAGCCTCCTTCTAAGTTCTCATTCTTAGGTAGGTAGGTCATGTCTCAAGTAAACAATATGAACCCCTAATAAAACAGACAATAAACAAGTTAAATGTTTTCTTGAGTTTGAGGAATAATAGAATGATTAAGGACACATCTGGGACAGAAATGGTGGCTCAACCCTGAAATCCAGGCACTTGGAGGGCAGTCAAAAGGATGgttacaagttccaggccagccagggccactcagtgagagcttacctcatttaaaagactttaaagctaggtgtgatggtgcacacctttaatcccagcactcgggaggcagaggtaggagaatcgccgtgagttcgaggccaccctgagactacacagtgaattccaggccagcctgggccagaatgagaccctacctcaaaaacacaacaacaacaaaaaaaataaaaatgaacatttgggTGGGCCAAACAAATTCCGATTAGAGGTTCTGAAGCAGGAAAATTGTGGAAGGTACCCAAGTGATCCAAGAGCCAACTCAAAGTCCAATCTTACCCACAGCTACTACTTTTCCAAGATGAGGGAAGAAAATCCTATGAGCGATCTATAAATAGTAGTAGCTCTTAAGTCAGACAAGAACAAACCTCTGCTTGATCACTGCTCAGGttaggccagaagagaacatgtGACTGAGAAAACTCCATTTATTAACCTCCACACTAACAAAAGAGCACTGCACAATGCTTTTAGAGGACTTTGACGCTGTAACCACTActgtgctcatcactgaagttagCTCACTTCTGTTTCTGTAGGCTCTGTGTCTGTTTTCTGAGAAGCCAAGAGGACTTCACGTGCCCGTTTCCTTCGCAATCTCTCGGCACTTGTGATCATCATAGGATGCAGAGGGAAAAAGCCAGAGAGTCCTAAAAGCAACAGGGTTTTCATTATAATATGGTACGTGACAATATTTCCCTGGGAACTCTACCTCTCTGAACTGTTATCAGAGACCTGATAAGAGAATACAACATGAAATATGGTTGTCATTCCTCTTCCAATTTCTTTTCCCCCCTCATTGCTAGAAGCCAGTGGGTGGTGTCTACTTTCTAACCTTGTTCTCCTTACTAGGGGgaaaaaggtgtgtgtggggtATTCTGAAAGATGGGCACCCCAAGACACACCATTCCCATTTTTAGCATAAAATTCCAGTCACCCTAAAGTCTCACAAGCAAGGGGTCTTCAGATTCAAAATGGCCATTAACCAAAACATCAGATTCCACTCCAACCAGAGCAGCATGGAAGgaatgaaaaaattattttttcctttttttccaaggtagggtttcaccctaacccaggctgacctggaattcactatgcagtctcagggtgacctccaactctcaacgatcctactacctctgcctcccaagtactggaattaaacaGTATTCACTGCCACATCcaacttattattttgttttcttaaagatTATTTAAGTCTGGTGTgggggagcacacctttaatcacagcacttgagaggcagaggtaggaggatcaccctgagactacttagtgagttccaggtcagcctggtctagagtgagatcctacctcgaaaaaccaaaaataaataaataaataaataaattttaaaagattatttatttatttaatgggtgggtaggcagatagaatgggcatgccagggcctccagccacagcaaacaaactccagaggcatgtgccaccatgtgcagctggctttaagtgggtcctggagaatcacaccggggtccttaggctttgcaggcaagcgacttaaccactaagccagccctgaaAAATCATTCTTTACTCTCGTTATCGTCAACTACTTTAGCACAAAACCCCCTAAATGAGATGAGACCAGAAACAGGTTACCTAGAAGCTTCTCCATGGGCTTAGAGAGGTGGGCCCCACAGCCAAGCCAGTGTCGGATCCTGTCCAGATTGAGGGCCACAAGTTTTTCCCCGTGACTGTTGGGCAGTGGATCATAGGAGCCCAACTGCTCCACGAAACGGCCGTTCCTGGGGCACTTGTTGTGAGCAGCCACGATGCGGTAAAAGGGCCTGTTGGTGCAGCCACCCAACGCGAGGCGAATGGTTAAGTGGCCCCCGCGGTAACCTCTACACACAAGGGTAGctgcagagagagaactggtTAGGACACTAATACGGAGGACACAAAACAAGTCACATGAAGGACAGGGTcaattgtttcctttttaaaaatattttattagcgggacacagtggcacacatctttaatcccagcactcggaggcagaagcAGGGCAGCTATGAGTTCaatgacaccctgagactacagagtgaattccaggataccctgggatagagcgagaatctacctcgaaaaaacaaaaagaaaaaaaaaaaatttacttaatggggagagagagaataggcgtgcaagggtctctagccactgcaaacaaattccagacgcatggccaccttgtgcacctggctcacgtggatcctggggaatcgaacctgggtcctttggctttgctggcaaatgccttagccgctaagccatctctccaacctaaattctttccttccattcaAACGTCCTCACCTCCAACCTATTCTAGTCCATCTGGCTTACTCCTTATCCACTTGTCCACTCCCCCACAGCCCTGTCACTTCCTAGCTGTGACCTTATCGTGAGTCGCCTTGTCCGTAAAACGAGGATTGCAGCGAGGACTAGGTGGCGAAAACGGAGGCGAGAAGCAACACAGGAGTGTGGCTGCTCCGGGATGGGGCTGGTCTCCAGCGCACCCAAGACAGCGCGGCTGCACCCGGCCCGGCCGCCGCACCCGAGCCCAGGAGGCCTCGCGGGCCCGACCACTCACTGAGGTGGACCATAGTGCCGCCCAGCTACGGCCCTCGGGATGTCTCACGGAACAGACCGCTTCAGCCAGCGATGCCAGGCTCCGGAAGTGCATGACCATCCGCCCCGCCTCTTCCGCTTTCCCTCCGTAAAGCAACGCTGTTTTGCGTAAAGCAACTGTCGCAAAAGAGTCTGtttccgccgggcgtggtggctcacgcctttaatcccagcactcgggaggcagaggtaggaggatcaccataagttcaaggccaccctgagactacagagttaattccaggtcagcctggaccagagtgagaccctaccttgaaaaaccaaaaaaaaaaaaaataataataagagtctgtttccctctctcccttctcccctctcctcccttctcttccctctattctcctctcccctctctctccctccttctcccctctctccccactctgcactcttccctctcctccctcccctttccccttcccccctcctatatgtatgtgtgcgtatACCACCgaaaaaaagtccaggcacagatggattcactgatgaatttaacagaccttcatggaagaactaacaccaatgcttctcaaacttttccataaaatggaaaaggaaggaagctgggcttggtggcgcacgtctttaatcccaatgcttgggaggcagaggtgggaggatcactgtgagttcaaggccaccctgagaagacagagtgaattccagatcaacctacactagagtgaaaccctaccttgaaaaactaggagaaagaaagacagacaaaaagagagggaggaagggaggagggagggagggaaggaaggaagaaagggaaggaaagaaagaaagaaggaaggaaaggaagaaaaggaaggaatcctaccaaaatGCCTTCTAcaccttctacgaagccagcatcaccctgataccaaaaccagacaaagatagaacaaaaaaagtaaaaattgcagactaatctccctcatgaacatatattaaaaagttctcaagaaaatattggcaaacaatacaatAATCAGAAATATcatcc is from Jaculus jaculus isolate mJacJac1 chromosome 18, mJacJac1.mat.Y.cur, whole genome shotgun sequence and encodes:
- the Mrps16 gene encoding 28S ribosomal protein S16, mitochondrial, whose translation is MVHLTTLVCRGYRGGHLTIRLALGGCTNRPFYRIVAAHNKCPRNGRFVEQLGSYDPLPNSHGEKLVALNLDRIRHWLGCGAHLSKPMEKLLGLSGFFPLHPMMITSAERLRRKRAREVLLASQKTDTEPTETEVS